The proteins below come from a single Saccharophagus degradans 2-40 genomic window:
- a CDS encoding VanZ family protein has translation MQKLIAAVTICFALFLLWIIYLANTGQPSIFFDFVRRIPNGDKLGHVLLFGCLTLGAIITTSFRCFGLLSGRLKVYWGTAGVLVFVLVEEFTQQFFPSRTMDINDLIADAIGISLFTLLAFVMNTLRKRQQVNS, from the coding sequence ATGCAGAAGTTGATTGCCGCTGTTACTATTTGTTTTGCTCTGTTTTTACTGTGGATTATTTACCTCGCCAATACAGGCCAACCGAGCATATTTTTTGATTTTGTAAGGCGCATACCCAATGGCGATAAGTTAGGGCATGTGTTGCTATTTGGTTGTTTAACCTTGGGCGCTATTATTACTACAAGCTTTAGGTGTTTTGGTTTGTTGAGCGGCAGGCTAAAAGTGTATTGGGGTACAGCGGGGGTGTTGGTATTTGTGTTAGTGGAAGAGTTTACGCAGCAGTTTTTCCCGAGTCGTACAATGGATATAAATGATTTAATCGCAGATGCAATTGGTATTTCTCTATTTACGTTGTTGGCGTTTGTAATGAATACTTTGCGCAAACGCCAACAGGTAAACAGCTAA
- a CDS encoding peroxiredoxin family protein: MNRLMAFLFIVFSIQAFAQEQIEVGVKVGEKAPELSVVDAQGKPQTLASLTGEQGLVVVFFRSADWCPFCKRHLIEIKDWVKPLGEKGFNVVGVSYDSPATLAAFSKAKDINFTLLADQNVATVKAYNIVNSGYKPGDDNYGIPYPGAVIIDKAGVVRYSYFYEGYKKRVQWQTIEPALNTLTAK, translated from the coding sequence ATGAATCGTTTAATGGCATTCTTGTTTATAGTTTTTTCCATCCAAGCGTTTGCGCAGGAGCAGATTGAGGTTGGCGTAAAGGTTGGGGAGAAGGCGCCGGAGTTGAGTGTGGTGGATGCTCAGGGTAAACCGCAAACACTCGCCAGCCTAACCGGCGAGCAGGGCTTGGTGGTGGTGTTTTTTCGGTCGGCAGATTGGTGCCCGTTTTGTAAGCGCCATTTAATAGAAATTAAAGATTGGGTAAAACCGCTGGGCGAGAAAGGCTTTAATGTTGTGGGTGTATCGTACGATAGCCCCGCTACCCTCGCGGCATTTAGCAAAGCTAAAGATATTAACTTTACTTTACTGGCCGACCAAAATGTAGCAACCGTAAAAGCCTACAACATAGTAAACAGCGGCTACAAACCCGGCGACGACAACTACGGCATACCCTACCCTGGTGCGGTAATTATCGACAAGGCCGGCGTGGTGCGTTACAGCTATTTTTATGAAGGCTACAAAAAGCGCGTACAGTGGCAAACCATTGAGCCTGCACTAAACACACTTACTGCTAAATAA
- a CDS encoding SDR family oxidoreductase, translated as MPKTILITGASSGFGEACAKIFAKQGNTLILVARRKQLLDELADNLGKQCDVYTAQVDVSQPASIATFFEQLPSKLGPIDTLINNAGLALGLESADKADINDWETMINTNCLGLVHFTRQVLPSMVANNLGHIVNIGSTAGKWPYPGGNVYGATKAFVQQFSRNLRADLLGKNIRVTNIDPGMAETEFSNIRFKGNNEKAEQVYHNAKPLTAQDIAETVQWVCNRPAHVNINSLEIMPVCQAWGGWEIDRNC; from the coding sequence ATGCCAAAAACCATTTTAATTACCGGCGCATCATCGGGCTTTGGCGAGGCCTGCGCTAAAATTTTTGCCAAACAAGGCAACACACTAATTCTTGTTGCACGGCGCAAGCAGCTGCTGGATGAACTTGCCGATAACTTAGGCAAACAATGCGACGTGTATACCGCGCAAGTCGATGTGAGCCAGCCCGCATCTATAGCCACATTTTTTGAACAATTACCGAGTAAGCTTGGTCCAATAGACACACTCATCAATAACGCCGGTTTGGCGTTGGGCTTAGAGAGTGCAGATAAGGCAGATATTAACGATTGGGAAACCATGATAAACACCAACTGCTTAGGCTTGGTACATTTTACCCGGCAGGTATTGCCCAGTATGGTTGCCAATAACTTGGGCCACATAGTAAACATTGGCTCTACAGCCGGTAAGTGGCCCTACCCTGGCGGCAATGTGTACGGGGCAACCAAAGCGTTTGTGCAGCAATTTAGCCGCAACTTACGCGCCGATCTACTTGGTAAAAATATTCGCGTAACCAATATCGACCCAGGTATGGCAGAAACGGAATTTTCTAACATACGCTTTAAAGGCAACAACGAAAAAGCCGAGCAGGTTTATCACAACGCCAAACCCTTAACCGCACAAGACATAGCCGAAACAGTCCAGTGGGTATGTAACCGCCCTGCTCATGTGAATATTAATTCGCTGGAAATAATGCCGGTTTGTCAGGCTTGGGGTGGGTGGGAGATAGATCGTAATTGCTAA
- a CDS encoding type II toxin-antitoxin system HipA family toxin, which translates to MVAQVARIELFGQWVGALAYDATSRVATFEYAPDWLDSGIEIAPLHMPLAKSKYRFPALPEPTFKGLPAVFADSLPDDFGNAVINAWLASRGQDPSAFSAIDRLLYTGSRGMGALEYSPVINRDSHAPEQLDLESLINMAQRVIDNRARIDAPADGEHGLSDLLHVGTSAGGARSKAVVALNSDRSRIRSGQLNAPAGFEHYLIKFDGVSELHHNSELWGDPLGYGLMEYAYSLMAKDLGINMMPCELLHDGPRAHFLTKRFDRIGNQKVHVLTLCAMEHADYKQPGGFSYEQLLTTARKLRLPRADAEQIFKRMVFNIVARNHDDHTKNTAFLLDANNQWRLAPAYDIAYSYKPGSAWVDQHQMSLNGKRDNFTRADLMSISKLIGNFDKRAHDIIDHTLEVVSQWPTYASNVGVFDNLKQTVNDNLRLKI; encoded by the coding sequence TTGGTAGCCCAAGTTGCACGCATAGAATTGTTTGGCCAATGGGTAGGCGCATTAGCTTACGATGCCACCAGCCGCGTGGCCACCTTCGAATACGCCCCCGACTGGCTCGATAGCGGCATAGAAATAGCCCCGCTGCATATGCCCCTAGCCAAGAGCAAGTACCGCTTTCCCGCTTTGCCAGAGCCCACCTTTAAAGGCTTGCCTGCCGTATTTGCCGACAGCCTGCCCGATGACTTTGGCAACGCCGTCATTAATGCCTGGCTTGCCAGCCGCGGCCAAGACCCCAGCGCCTTTAGCGCCATAGATAGATTGCTGTACACCGGTAGCCGCGGCATGGGCGCGCTCGAATATTCGCCGGTAATAAACCGCGATTCGCACGCCCCCGAACAGCTAGACCTAGAAAGCCTAATAAACATGGCGCAAAGGGTAATAGACAACCGCGCCCGCATAGATGCCCCCGCCGACGGTGAACACGGCTTATCTGACTTATTACATGTGGGTACCAGCGCAGGCGGCGCGCGCTCTAAAGCCGTAGTAGCGCTTAACTCAGATCGCAGTCGAATTCGATCTGGCCAACTTAATGCACCTGCAGGGTTTGAACATTATTTAATTAAATTCGACGGCGTAAGCGAGCTGCACCACAACAGCGAACTTTGGGGCGACCCACTTGGCTACGGTTTAATGGAGTATGCCTACTCGCTAATGGCAAAAGACCTTGGCATAAATATGATGCCCTGCGAACTGCTACACGACGGCCCGCGCGCGCACTTTTTAACTAAGCGCTTCGATCGCATAGGTAACCAAAAAGTACACGTACTTACCCTGTGCGCCATGGAGCACGCCGACTACAAACAACCCGGCGGCTTTAGTTATGAGCAGTTGCTAACCACCGCCCGCAAATTGCGCCTACCGCGCGCCGATGCCGAACAAATTTTTAAACGTATGGTATTTAATATTGTTGCGCGTAACCACGACGACCACACCAAAAACACCGCTTTTTTATTAGATGCCAACAACCAATGGCGTCTGGCCCCAGCATACGACATAGCCTACTCCTACAAGCCCGGCTCGGCGTGGGTAGATCAACATCAAATGTCGCTTAACGGCAAACGTGATAATTTTACTCGCGCAGATTTAATGAGCATTAGCAAATTAATAGGTAATTTTGACAAACGCGCACACGACATTATTGATCACACCTTAGAGGTCGTTAGCCAATGGCCAACCTACGCTAGCAATGTGGGTGTGTTTGATAACCTCAAGCAAACCGTAAACGACAATTTACGTTTAAAAATATAA
- a CDS encoding helix-turn-helix domain-containing protein yields MTHKNQAISYALSDSAIAHELGQRLEQLRLEKNIDQQTLADELGITRKTYRALAHGEGKMVNFIKAMRVLGELEQLDKLLPATTFSPIELLKLQGKQRQRARTTTKTSSKHTHSPPEEDLDW; encoded by the coding sequence ATGACCCATAAAAATCAAGCTATTAGCTACGCGCTCTCCGACAGTGCTATTGCCCACGAGCTGGGCCAACGGCTTGAACAACTGCGCCTAGAAAAAAACATCGATCAGCAAACCCTAGCCGACGAGCTGGGCATTACCCGCAAAACATACCGCGCACTCGCCCACGGCGAAGGCAAAATGGTGAACTTTATAAAAGCCATGCGCGTATTGGGCGAGCTTGAGCAATTAGATAAGTTGCTACCCGCCACAACATTTAGCCCTATTGAATTACTTAAACTACAGGGCAAACAGCGCCAGCGCGCGCGCACCACAACCAAAACATCTAGCAAGCACACGCATAGCCCGCCAGAGGAAGACTTAGATTGGTAG
- a CDS encoding DUF6768 family protein has product MTNIDDKILETLCEEDRELLSTYIEDMNKCRLITESFRGKQKFYIMLVWADILFFTLLLIFSVYQYFTTEAIAEKLTWMGGFVLSVLAISLMKMWYWMELNKLAVTRDIKRVELQISLLAQKLDTK; this is encoded by the coding sequence ATGACTAACATCGACGATAAAATTTTAGAAACATTATGCGAAGAAGATCGTGAACTTTTAAGCACATACATCGAAGATATGAATAAATGCCGCTTAATTACCGAAAGCTTCCGCGGCAAACAGAAGTTTTACATCATGCTGGTATGGGCAGATATTCTGTTTTTTACCCTGCTACTTATTTTTAGCGTTTACCAGTACTTTACCACCGAAGCCATTGCCGAAAAGCTAACCTGGATGGGCGGATTCGTATTAAGCGTACTGGCTATATCCCTAATGAAAATGTGGTACTGGATGGAGCTAAACAAACTCGCCGTAACCCGCGACATAAAACGCGTAGAACTCCAAATATCCCTACTGGCCCAAAAATTAGACACAAAATGA
- a CDS encoding RNA polymerase sigma factor has protein sequence MKHDSEQILNEWLVAAAQAGDSAALQRLIARWQPRLLSYSVSQLQDREAAQDVVQEVMLQITKKLMQLQDPAAFPKWAYQILQRRGIDWIRRKQTRRKYEQPMPDDESHVELGGTTTPDHAQNISLQQALHSLEPEAQQIIRLFYMEGFSVQEIGSIIDKPEGTVKSRLFAARNKLKQVLEGGHHD, from the coding sequence ATGAAGCACGACAGTGAACAAATTTTAAACGAGTGGCTGGTCGCTGCCGCACAGGCGGGCGATTCAGCAGCGCTCCAGCGCCTTATTGCCCGCTGGCAGCCGCGCCTGCTCAGCTATAGCGTATCGCAATTGCAAGATAGAGAAGCCGCTCAAGATGTTGTGCAAGAGGTAATGCTGCAAATAACAAAAAAGCTGATGCAGCTACAGGACCCGGCCGCTTTTCCAAAGTGGGCCTACCAAATTTTACAGCGTCGCGGCATTGACTGGATACGGCGCAAACAAACGCGCAGAAAGTACGAGCAGCCCATGCCCGACGACGAGTCCCATGTGGAACTAGGCGGCACCACTACGCCCGATCACGCGCAGAATATCTCGCTACAGCAGGCGTTGCACAGCTTAGAGCCAGAGGCTCAACAAATTATTCGCCTTTTTTATATGGAAGGCTTTAGCGTCCAAGAAATTGGCAGCATTATCGATAAACCGGAAGGCACAGTGAAATCTCGCTTGTTTGCCGCCCGCAATAAGTTAAAACAGGTTTTGGAAGGAGGTCATCATGACTAA
- a CDS encoding Wadjet anti-phage system protein JetA family protein, which translates to MFFEAHRYQFFRPLVGKYREQVVECLRLLYQRLYSSNADYGHSLSREQVIEILEEALVRAPVMELAEGEEGAADELAPQRFKSNREHASWILKQLLDYGWLEKQVDTATLQSTYPFSRMGRLFTQPLVEADSNQIRTRHRNTRNTLNALEAFLNRGEVHDLLDAFEYSERIVTDFTDVIAELEDRKRQLVREVESQQLVQQATDQFFEFMEKRFQPDVSVRLSADSVEKHRDQINKAVTKIRRKNKEFNREVEIQLRRLIPEMALPGQSVLWTILDTIERRMANASEIMLPALRRALHSFTKRADIIIRQLSYLTSQSNNDLLRVCKAVSELSQEEADERLNAAAEHMANMKLQLIDPAQIKLLERKQTRMVQTAVMEQQPLDAEAQRDLNIQQLLDQAFAMDNKSLRGYVFKALREGRKITSKNLPVDSAKDLLAMAHVIEVGGVNGLSSDYQFIVEPTGNRIESDYYHALDEFTIELKTKDD; encoded by the coding sequence ATGTTTTTTGAAGCCCACCGCTATCAGTTCTTTAGGCCCCTTGTAGGCAAGTACCGCGAACAGGTGGTGGAATGCCTGCGTCTGCTGTACCAGCGCTTGTACAGCTCTAATGCCGATTACGGTCACTCGCTTTCGCGCGAGCAAGTAATAGAAATACTGGAAGAAGCACTGGTGCGCGCACCGGTAATGGAGTTGGCAGAGGGTGAAGAGGGCGCAGCGGACGAGCTTGCCCCGCAACGCTTTAAAAGTAACCGCGAACACGCCAGCTGGATACTCAAGCAACTGCTGGATTACGGCTGGCTAGAGAAGCAGGTGGATACCGCTACGCTGCAGTCGACTTACCCCTTCTCGCGTATGGGGCGATTATTTACCCAGCCGCTCGTTGAGGCCGACAGCAACCAAATTCGCACCCGCCATCGCAACACCCGCAATACGCTCAATGCATTAGAAGCGTTTCTAAACCGTGGCGAAGTGCACGACCTTTTAGATGCGTTTGAATATTCAGAGCGCATTGTTACCGACTTTACCGATGTGATTGCCGAGCTAGAAGACCGCAAGCGCCAGCTAGTGCGCGAAGTAGAATCGCAACAACTAGTGCAACAGGCAACAGACCAATTTTTTGAATTTATGGAGAAGCGTTTTCAGCCCGATGTGTCGGTTCGCCTTTCGGCTGATAGCGTAGAAAAACACCGCGACCAAATAAATAAGGCCGTGACAAAAATTCGCAGAAAAAACAAAGAATTTAATCGCGAAGTAGAAATTCAGTTGCGCCGGTTAATTCCGGAAATGGCATTGCCGGGCCAGTCGGTGTTGTGGACTATTTTAGATACCATCGAGCGCCGCATGGCCAACGCTTCCGAAATTATGCTGCCCGCATTGCGCCGCGCGCTGCATAGTTTTACCAAGCGCGCCGATATTATTATTCGTCAACTAAGTTATTTAACCAGCCAAAGCAATAACGATTTATTGCGCGTGTGCAAAGCGGTAAGTGAGCTAAGCCAAGAAGAGGCCGACGAGCGCTTAAACGCTGCGGCCGAGCATATGGCCAATATGAAACTGCAGCTAATCGACCCTGCGCAAATTAAATTGCTAGAGCGCAAGCAAACGCGCATGGTGCAAACCGCCGTTATGGAGCAACAACCGCTAGATGCCGAAGCTCAGCGCGATTTAAATATTCAGCAGTTGTTAGATCAAGCGTTTGCAATGGATAACAAAAGCCTGCGCGGTTATGTGTTTAAGGCATTGCGCGAAGGCCGCAAAATTACCAGCAAAAATTTACCTGTAGATAGCGCAAAAGATTTGCTAGCCATGGCCCACGTAATTGAAGTGGGTGGCGTAAACGGCTTAAGCAGCGACTACCAATTTATAGTAGAGCCAACCGGTAACCGCATTGAGTCGGATTATTACCACGCGCTAGACGAGTTTACCATCGAGTTAAAAACCAAAGATGATTGA
- a CDS encoding DUF4194 domain-containing protein yields MIDTFLEEQLKPAGLSREEFSEVVIRLLDYGVICRDESQIEASLYDRYLQCANTVEDYLAVIGVRIQHDRQFCFLRVFPPGANVPGMADEDCSPFNSGFRAKPNQQEVAAILVLRAEYEKSLREGQVDEKGRAMLSLEGLAIAMNNLLKRALPDGLVERKNLFRRLRQLRLVHFNTEDELDNSESWLSIQPSITSFVSDEVLSTLLDQSDASVPVNKPAINEAGKSEANAIEDEADKEIEEENKIIPSALFGSSDADSSAGADEVEEGATQKEPEQVDEQQAPPVVEARATNVEATKAEAVNKKTAEEKAAEATTSKQKAPAKKTATKPAAKKAVAAKTPAKPAAKAAPAKKAAPAKKAMVAKPAAKPASKQPATTKKPAAKKPTAKPAPAKKATTAKAAVKKAPAKPAATKATATKTPVAKKPAKKAPAKTAAAKKSPARKAPAKPKGGKA; encoded by the coding sequence ATGATTGATACTTTTTTAGAAGAGCAGTTAAAACCTGCGGGCTTAAGCCGAGAAGAATTTTCTGAGGTGGTAATTCGCCTTTTGGATTACGGCGTAATATGCCGTGACGAAAGCCAAATAGAAGCATCGCTGTACGATCGCTATTTGCAGTGCGCCAACACCGTAGAAGATTACTTAGCCGTAATTGGTGTGCGCATACAGCACGATCGTCAATTTTGCTTTTTGCGCGTATTTCCACCCGGTGCCAATGTGCCCGGTATGGCAGACGAAGACTGCTCGCCATTTAACAGTGGCTTTCGCGCTAAACCCAATCAGCAAGAGGTGGCAGCTATTTTAGTGTTGCGCGCAGAATACGAAAAATCGCTGCGCGAAGGGCAGGTAGATGAAAAAGGGCGGGCCATGTTATCGCTAGAAGGCCTAGCAATAGCTATGAACAACCTGCTTAAACGCGCCTTGCCCGATGGCCTCGTCGAGCGCAAAAACTTGTTTCGCCGATTGCGTCAATTGCGCTTGGTGCACTTTAATACCGAAGATGAGCTGGATAACAGCGAAAGCTGGTTAAGCATTCAGCCCTCTATTACAAGCTTTGTAAGCGATGAGGTTTTATCTACCCTGTTAGACCAAAGCGATGCTTCTGTACCGGTTAACAAGCCAGCTATAAACGAAGCGGGCAAAAGCGAAGCCAACGCAATTGAAGATGAAGCCGATAAAGAAATAGAAGAAGAAAATAAAATTATTCCAAGCGCGCTTTTTGGCAGCAGCGATGCAGATAGCAGCGCAGGCGCTGATGAAGTGGAAGAAGGTGCTACCCAAAAAGAACCAGAGCAAGTAGACGAGCAACAAGCGCCGCCAGTTGTGGAAGCAAGAGCTACAAATGTAGAAGCTACAAAGGCAGAAGCAGTTAATAAAAAAACTGCAGAAGAAAAAGCAGCTGAAGCAACAACAAGCAAGCAAAAAGCCCCAGCTAAAAAAACAGCAACTAAACCCGCTGCCAAAAAAGCCGTAGCAGCTAAAACACCAGCAAAACCTGCAGCCAAGGCGGCGCCCGCTAAAAAGGCTGCACCTGCTAAAAAAGCAATGGTTGCCAAACCCGCGGCTAAGCCTGCCAGCAAACAGCCAGCTACAACTAAAAAACCAGCAGCTAAAAAGCCTACGGCAAAACCAGCACCCGCAAAAAAAGCCACAACGGCTAAAGCTGCGGTAAAAAAAGCGCCTGCTAAACCGGCCGCAACTAAAGCAACAGCCACTAAAACCCCCGTCGCTAAAAAACCAGCAAAAAAAGCACCTGCAAAAACAGCAGCAGCTAAAAAATCACCGGCTCGCAAAGCCCCAGCAAAACCTAAAGGGGGTAAAGCCTAA